The proteins below are encoded in one region of Leptotrichia sp. oral taxon 218:
- a CDS encoding class II fructose-bisphosphate aldolase produces the protein MKYHFKDLGLVNTKEMFAKANKEGYAVPAFNFNNMEQLQGIIEAAVETGSPVILQVSTGARKYIGKEMLPWIAKAATAYVKAAGSDIPVALHLDHGPNFEEAKDCIEYGFSSVMYDGSHHPYDENVAEAKKVADFAHQHDVTVEAELGVLAGIEDDVKAAEHIYTQPEEVEDFVSKTGVDSLAIAIGTSHGAHKFKPGEDPKLRLDILAEIEKRIPGFPIVLHGSSAVPQQFVKMIKEYGGELADAIGIPDSELRKAAKSAVAKINVDTDGRLAFTAGVREVFTKNPKEFDPRKYLGPAKNYIRDYYKDKIKNVFGSDGAYKAGSAR, from the coding sequence ATGAAATATCATTTTAAAGATTTAGGGTTAGTAAACACTAAAGAAATGTTCGCTAAAGCAAACAAAGAAGGATATGCAGTTCCAGCATTTAACTTCAATAACATGGAACAATTGCAAGGTATTATTGAAGCAGCTGTTGAAACTGGTTCTCCAGTAATTTTACAAGTTTCTACAGGAGCTAGAAAATATATTGGTAAAGAAATGTTACCTTGGATTGCTAAAGCTGCAACAGCTTATGTTAAAGCTGCAGGATCTGATATACCAGTAGCATTGCACTTGGATCATGGTCCAAACTTTGAAGAAGCTAAAGACTGTATCGAATACGGATTCTCTTCAGTAATGTATGATGGTTCTCACCACCCATACGACGAAAATGTTGCAGAAGCTAAAAAAGTTGCTGATTTTGCTCACCAACACGATGTAACAGTTGAAGCTGAATTGGGAGTTTTGGCTGGAATCGAAGACGATGTAAAAGCAGCTGAACACATTTACACTCAACCTGAAGAAGTTGAAGATTTCGTATCTAAAACTGGTGTTGACTCATTAGCAATCGCAATTGGAACTTCTCACGGAGCTCACAAATTTAAACCAGGTGAAGATCCTAAATTAAGATTAGACATCTTAGCTGAAATCGAAAAAAGAATCCCTGGATTCCCAATCGTATTACACGGTTCTTCAGCAGTACCTCAACAATTCGTAAAAATGATTAAAGAATATGGTGGAGAATTAGCTGATGCAATTGGTATACCTGATTCAGAATTAAGAAAAGCCGCTAAATCAGCAGTAGCTAAAATTAATGTAGATACTGATGGAAGATTGGCTTTCACTGCAGGAGTTAGAGAAGTATTTACTAAAAACCCTAAAGAATTTGACCCAAGAAAATATTTAGGACCAGCTAAAAACTATATCAGAGATTACTACAAAGATAAAATCAAAAATGTATTCGGATCTGATGGAGCTTACAAAGCAGGTTCTGCAAGATAA
- a CDS encoding GH25 family lysozyme, producing the protein MKQIIFNVLKFLVVVIIFGGIVIFLEWWGYLNHNEALALFKGHNVQGLDISHHQDKVNWTRVDKKYKFIVLKATEGQNFLDSDFSYNWNNARINGFTVGAYHFFTMTSSGEAQADFYISKVPYSNKTLPPIIDLEISTKKYKKSEVLPELKKMVQKLENYYQKRVIFYVNYKTYNSYIKGEFLQNKLWITDYKYYPRIMEDERWVIWQISKKGRIEGIPGFTDKNVLRKGLTVEKLIKDSKLN; encoded by the coding sequence ATGAAACAAATTATATTCAATGTTTTGAAATTTTTGGTTGTTGTGATAATCTTTGGAGGAATAGTAATTTTTTTAGAATGGTGGGGATATTTAAATCACAATGAAGCACTTGCTCTATTTAAGGGACACAATGTTCAAGGACTTGATATTTCGCATCATCAGGATAAAGTGAATTGGACGAGAGTTGATAAAAAATATAAATTTATCGTATTAAAAGCGACAGAAGGACAAAATTTTTTAGATTCAGATTTTTCGTATAATTGGAATAATGCTAGAATAAATGGATTTACAGTGGGAGCATATCATTTTTTTACTATGACCAGCAGTGGAGAAGCTCAAGCGGACTTTTATATAAGTAAAGTTCCCTATTCAAATAAGACTTTGCCACCAATTATAGATTTGGAAATTTCCACAAAAAAATATAAAAAAAGTGAAGTTTTGCCAGAATTGAAAAAAATGGTACAAAAGCTGGAAAATTATTATCAAAAAAGAGTGATTTTTTATGTGAATTACAAAACATATAACAGTTACATAAAAGGAGAATTTTTGCAAAATAAACTTTGGATAACGGATTATAAGTATTATCCGAGAATTATGGAAGATGAAAGATGGGTAATTTGGCAAATTTCTAAAAAGGGAAGAATTGAAGGAATACCTGGATTTACTGATAAAAATGTGCTAAGAAAAGGACTTACAGTTGAAAAATTGATTAAAGACAGCAAATTAAATTAA
- the serS gene encoding serine--tRNA ligase gives MLEMRYIRENVDKVKEFLKNRKSDFDLDALLKYDEVRRNLLQEVEMLKKERNESSSLIGKYKKEGKDTAELLSRMQEVSAKIKELDQKLAENDEKQLLLNYTVPNKLSPDTPIGNDEDDNVEIRKWGTPREFDFEIKSHDELGVNLGILDFERGAKLSGSRFTVYKNAAARLERALIAFMIDVHTQEEDFEEIFTPQLVKKEMMVGTGQLPKFAEDAYKIEGEEMYLIPTAEVTLTNLHNGEILDEEELPKHYCGYTACFRKEAGSGGRDLKGLIRQHQFNKVEMVKIVKPETSYDELESMVNSAEKILQKLNLPYRVISLCSGDIGFSAAKTYDLEVWVPSQNKYREISSCSNTEDFQARRAMIKYRDKETKKSHFVHTLNGSGLAVGRTLLAIMENYQQADGSIVIPEVLVPYMGGMTVIK, from the coding sequence ATGCTAGAAATGAGATATATCCGTGAAAATGTGGATAAAGTAAAAGAATTTTTAAAAAATAGAAAGAGCGATTTTGATTTGGATGCACTTTTAAAATATGATGAAGTGAGAAGAAATTTATTGCAAGAAGTAGAAATGCTAAAAAAAGAGAGAAATGAATCAAGTTCATTAATTGGAAAATACAAAAAAGAAGGAAAAGATACGGCTGAACTGCTTTCAAGAATGCAAGAAGTAAGTGCCAAAATAAAAGAATTGGACCAAAAATTGGCTGAAAACGATGAGAAACAGCTTTTATTAAATTACACAGTTCCAAATAAATTAAGTCCTGATACGCCAATTGGGAACGACGAAGATGACAATGTTGAAATTAGAAAATGGGGAACTCCAAGAGAATTTGACTTTGAGATAAAATCTCATGATGAATTAGGAGTTAATCTTGGAATTTTAGATTTTGAAAGAGGTGCAAAACTTAGTGGTTCAAGATTTACAGTTTATAAAAATGCAGCTGCTAGACTTGAGAGAGCGTTAATTGCTTTTATGATTGATGTTCATACTCAAGAAGAAGATTTTGAAGAAATTTTCACACCACAGCTTGTAAAAAAAGAAATGATGGTTGGAACTGGACAACTTCCTAAATTTGCTGAAGATGCTTATAAAATCGAAGGGGAAGAAATGTATTTAATCCCAACAGCAGAAGTAACACTTACAAATTTACATAATGGAGAAATTTTAGACGAAGAAGAATTGCCGAAACATTATTGCGGATATACGGCTTGTTTTAGAAAAGAAGCTGGTTCAGGTGGTCGTGATTTAAAAGGACTAATTCGTCAACATCAATTTAATAAAGTTGAAATGGTAAAAATTGTAAAACCTGAAACTTCTTATGATGAACTTGAATCAATGGTAAACAGTGCAGAAAAAATCTTGCAGAAATTGAATTTACCATACAGAGTGATTTCGCTTTGCAGTGGAGATATAGGATTTAGTGCTGCTAAGACTTATGATTTAGAAGTTTGGGTGCCTAGTCAAAATAAATATAGAGAAATCTCATCTTGCTCAAATACAGAAGATTTCCAAGCAAGAAGAGCTATGATTAAATATCGTGATAAAGAAACGAAAAAAAGTCATTTTGTACACACATTAAATGGTTCAGGACTTGCGGTTGGACGAACATTGCTTGCAATTATGGAAAATTATCAGCAAGCTGACGGAAGTATTGTAATTCCTGAAGTTTTAGTACCTTACATGGGTGGAATGACAGTTATTAAGTAA
- the lpxK gene encoding tetraacyldisaccharide 4'-kinase — MICIGNIVAGGTGKTPAVQYFVNEYLRKNMKVGILSRGYKGKRKTDLLLVRDEEKIYCTSRESGDEAFFHAENFKVPVVVSKDRYKGAKFLKENCGVEVIIMDDGFQHRKLLKDENIVLIDATNPFGNNKFLPKGRLRESIDSLNRADEIIITKSNYVEKKEILKILEKIKKYEKKVFFAIFENDYFYKLNFENDEKFGKINSENNKNFENKEKKENFKNRISKNIIKNKNILIFSSIANPAVFYKTIKNLLPKNVDEIKFSDHHLYSSEDFEEIQKKSKNYDFVVTTEKDAVKIDKNIENLLVLKMKFDLKKIF; from the coding sequence GTGATTTGTATCGGAAATATTGTTGCGGGAGGAACGGGAAAAACTCCAGCTGTGCAATATTTTGTGAATGAATATTTAAGAAAAAATATGAAAGTTGGGATTTTGAGCCGAGGTTATAAAGGCAAGAGAAAGACGGATTTGCTTTTAGTGCGAGATGAAGAGAAAATTTACTGCACTTCAAGGGAATCTGGAGATGAAGCGTTTTTTCATGCTGAAAATTTTAAAGTTCCAGTAGTTGTGTCAAAAGACAGATATAAAGGTGCAAAATTTTTGAAAGAAAATTGTGGCGTTGAAGTTATTATTATGGACGACGGATTTCAGCACAGAAAACTTTTGAAGGATGAAAATATCGTTTTGATTGATGCAACTAATCCTTTTGGAAATAATAAATTTTTGCCGAAAGGTAGACTTAGGGAATCGATAGATTCGTTGAATCGTGCGGATGAAATAATCATTACTAAAAGTAATTATGTGGAAAAAAAAGAAATTTTAAAAATTTTGGAAAAAATAAAGAAATATGAAAAAAAAGTTTTTTTTGCCATTTTTGAGAACGATTATTTTTATAAATTAAATTTTGAAAATGATGAAAAATTTGGTAAAATAAATAGTGAAAATAATAAAAATTTTGAAAATAAAGAAAAAAAAGAAAATTTTAAAAATAGAATTTCTAAAAATATTATAAAAAATAAAAATATTTTAATTTTTTCATCCATTGCAAATCCTGCGGTTTTTTATAAGACAATAAAAAATTTGTTACCAAAAAATGTGGATGAAATTAAATTTTCAGATCATCATTTGTATAGTTCTGAAGATTTTGAAGAAATTCAGAAGAAGAGTAAAAACTATGATTTTGTCGTAACGACAGAAAAAGATGCCGTTAAAATTGATAAAAATATAGAAAATTTGCTTGTTTTAAAAATGAAATTCGATTTGAAAAAAATTTTTTAA
- the whiA gene encoding DNA-binding protein WhiA has translation MSYSANLKREILGLENKKNEAVFAELFGILASKNAILENGIFFSTENVSFAKRVYSNLRKVTKMDIQLKYIVNKRQLSSKIYKVILIPTKQNEKEYKKFFEKLFSFKNCSVKNFEDEEMISGIIRGAFLSCGYIKSPEKSYALDFFLDSEDFSNFLFNLFSEMGKKISKTEKKEKKIVYLRNSEDILDIIFLIGAVNSFFEFEEVTVNKEIRNKINRNMNWEIANETKKISASEKQIKMIKYIDEKIGLSELSNVLQETAKARLENEEFSLQELADLMNISKSGIKSRFRRIETMYKDLLNF, from the coding sequence ATGTCATATTCAGCAAATTTAAAAAGGGAAATACTGGGTTTGGAAAATAAGAAAAATGAAGCAGTTTTTGCGGAATTATTTGGAATACTTGCTTCAAAAAATGCGATTTTAGAAAATGGGATTTTTTTTAGCACAGAAAATGTTTCATTTGCCAAAAGAGTTTATTCAAATTTGAGAAAAGTTACAAAAATGGATATACAATTAAAGTATATCGTAAATAAACGGCAACTGTCGTCAAAAATATATAAAGTAATACTTATTCCAACAAAACAAAATGAAAAAGAGTATAAAAAATTTTTTGAAAAATTATTTTCTTTCAAAAATTGTTCAGTAAAAAATTTTGAAGATGAAGAAATGATTTCAGGAATAATTCGAGGTGCTTTTCTTAGCTGTGGTTACATAAAATCACCTGAAAAATCTTATGCATTGGACTTTTTTCTGGATAGTGAAGATTTTTCAAACTTTTTATTTAATCTATTTAGCGAGATGGGGAAAAAAATTTCAAAAACTGAAAAAAAAGAGAAAAAAATAGTTTATTTGAGAAATTCGGAAGATATTTTGGACATAATTTTTTTAATAGGAGCAGTAAATTCATTTTTTGAATTTGAAGAAGTTACGGTAAATAAAGAAATTCGTAATAAAATTAACAGAAATATGAACTGGGAAATTGCAAATGAAACAAAAAAAATCTCGGCGTCAGAAAAACAAATAAAAATGATAAAATATATTGACGAAAAAATAGGTCTGTCTGAACTCTCAAATGTTTTACAGGAAACCGCAAAAGCACGGCTTGAAAACGAAGAGTTTTCACTTCAGGAACTTGCGGATTTGATGAACATTTCAAAATCTGGAATAAAAAGTAGATTTAGAAGAATTGAGACGATGTATAAAGATTTATTAAATTTTTAA
- a CDS encoding toxin-antitoxin system YwqK family antitoxin — MIKINKKKVLFVVGLMAMSAISYGKDVFGNYGVSFGKVNLSKVTGIGPEDAKRINGTTYQLIGSGDYRIMDEGGRRLVVNMSNGVLNGNFNEYYANGNQYTTGRYVNGKKEGEWLVYSENGKLWKRYQYANDELNGRYYSYYGKTGSQETVGQYQNGKMTGTWTEYYENGSKKSQGTYIDGYKNGLFTEWKSNGTKISEINYQNDQVNGLMKVYYENGNLLYEANLNNGAGTLKGYYTNGAVGFTGNLNGRRRVGTWTYYDKSGNSRTVNH, encoded by the coding sequence ATGATAAAAATAAATAAGAAAAAAGTATTATTTGTTGTAGGACTGATGGCTATGTCAGCGATTTCTTACGGTAAAGATGTGTTTGGAAATTATGGAGTCAGTTTTGGAAAAGTAAATTTATCCAAAGTTACTGGAATTGGTCCAGAAGATGCCAAAAGAATCAATGGAACAACTTATCAGCTTATCGGAAGCGGAGATTATAGAATTATGGATGAAGGTGGAAGAAGGCTTGTTGTCAATATGAGTAACGGAGTTTTAAACGGTAATTTTAATGAATATTATGCAAATGGAAATCAATATACGACTGGAAGATATGTAAACGGTAAAAAAGAAGGAGAATGGCTAGTTTACTCGGAAAATGGGAAATTATGGAAAAGATATCAATATGCTAACGATGAATTAAACGGAAGATATTATTCATATTACGGAAAAACAGGAAGTCAAGAAACAGTTGGACAATATCAAAATGGAAAAATGACTGGAACTTGGACAGAATATTATGAAAATGGTTCGAAAAAATCACAAGGAACTTACATAGACGGATATAAAAACGGATTATTTACTGAATGGAAATCAAATGGTACAAAAATTTCAGAAATTAATTATCAAAATGACCAAGTTAATGGATTAATGAAGGTTTACTACGAAAATGGAAATTTACTTTATGAAGCAAATTTAAATAATGGAGCTGGGACTCTAAAAGGTTATTATACAAATGGAGCAGTTGGATTTACTGGAAATCTTAATGGAAGAAGAAGAGTTGGAACTTGGACTTATTATGACAAATCTGGAAATTCTAGAACTGTAAATCATTAA
- a CDS encoding cell division protein SepF, protein MGLKRKLMEFFGDDVEDDDDELEQSAAEENKEVESPKPQQPNPKPNFKEEKHNEEKKGIGSIFGVGNKKEESAKMTAEMASATKVSYVSIIRPKVFEDSRLIADAIKENKVVTFSLEFLEYEVGQRVIDFVSGAAYAMNAHLSKVTDKVLTSIPVGIDYEDIDASLGEDSKDGNYL, encoded by the coding sequence TTGGGACTAAAACGAAAATTAATGGAATTTTTTGGGGATGATGTTGAAGACGACGATGATGAATTGGAACAATCGGCAGCAGAAGAAAATAAAGAAGTAGAAAGTCCAAAACCACAACAGCCAAACCCAAAACCAAACTTTAAAGAGGAAAAACATAATGAAGAAAAAAAAGGTATAGGAAGTATTTTTGGCGTAGGAAATAAAAAGGAGGAGAGTGCAAAGATGACAGCAGAAATGGCATCGGCTACAAAAGTTAGTTATGTTTCAATAATCAGACCAAAAGTTTTTGAAGATTCAAGACTTATTGCAGATGCAATAAAAGAAAATAAAGTGGTAACATTTAGTTTGGAATTTTTAGAATATGAAGTGGGACAAAGAGTAATAGATTTCGTGAGTGGAGCGGCATATGCAATGAATGCTCATTTATCAAAAGTTACAGATAAAGTTTTGACTTCAATTCCAGTTGGAATAGATTATGAAGATATTGATGCTTCGTTAGGTGAAGATTCTAAAGACGGTAATTATTTATAA
- a CDS encoding YggS family pyridoxal phosphate-dependent enzyme, with protein MGGSVVSKYFDICQHKEIVKMGYNYFGENRAQLYRDKLNEIGNNGIKWDFIGRLQKNKIKYIIESVNLIHSIDSYDLLLEINKKAAEHGRIVNGLIQINVSKEESKTGIYIEDFEKDYEKYFSQSNVKIIGFMTMAPFSATTDEIDNYFKKMQELKEKFSKKYDYLTELSMGMSNDYKIALKNGATIIRIGSKLFE; from the coding sequence GTGGGAGGTTCAGTTGTCAGCAAATACTTTGATATTTGTCAGCACAAAGAAATTGTCAAAATGGGTTACAATTATTTTGGAGAAAATAGAGCGCAACTTTATCGAGATAAATTAAATGAAATTGGTAACAACGGTATCAAATGGGATTTTATTGGAAGATTGCAAAAAAATAAAATAAAGTATATAATTGAGAGCGTAAATTTGATACATTCCATCGATTCATATGATTTACTTTTAGAAATTAATAAAAAGGCGGCTGAACACGGAAGAATTGTGAATGGACTTATACAAATTAATGTTTCAAAAGAAGAGTCAAAAACAGGAATTTATATCGAGGATTTTGAAAAAGATTATGAAAAATATTTTTCACAAAGTAATGTAAAAATAATAGGTTTTATGACAATGGCGCCATTTTCAGCGACAACTGATGAAATTGACAATTATTTTAAAAAGATGCAAGAATTAAAAGAAAAATTTTCAAAAAAATATGATTATTTGACAGAACTTTCAATGGGAATGTCAAACGATTATAAAATTGCTTTGAAAAATGGTGCAACAATAATTAGAATTGGAAGCAAATTATTTGAATAG
- a CDS encoding RNA-guided endonuclease TnpB family protein has product MYLTLKQQVKHLSKKEFRNLKYLCHIAKNLKNQAIYNVRQYYFKNKKYLSYNENYKMIKNSENYKKLNSNMAQQILKEVDGSFKSFFGLLKLAKNGQYNFKDIKLPKYLDKDGFITLVIGFVRLKDGILIVPYSNLFKKTHQEIKIKLPPVLKDKKIREIRIIPKQHSRYFEIQYTYEVKEVQRELNENNALGIDLGIDNLCTCVTNNGASFIIDGRKLKSINQYYNKTNAKLQSIKDKQKIEHITLRQKRIARKRNNRIEDYLSKAARMIINYCLNNDIGKLVLGCNEDFQRKSNIGSINNQNFVNIPYGKLRDKLIYLCKLYGIEFKLQEESYTSKASFFDGDEIPVYDKENPQEYIFSGKRIKRGLYQTSKGYQLNADCNGALNILRKSKVVDLSVLYNRGELDTPKRIRIA; this is encoded by the coding sequence ATGTATTTAACTTTAAAACAACAGGTAAAACATCTTAGTAAAAAGGAGTTTAGAAATTTAAAATATTTGTGTCATATAGCTAAGAATTTAAAGAATCAGGCTATATACAATGTTAGACAATACTATTTTAAAAATAAAAAGTATTTAAGTTATAATGAAAACTATAAGATGATTAAAAATAGTGAGAACTATAAAAAATTAAATTCTAATATGGCACAACAAATTCTAAAAGAAGTAGACGGAAGTTTTAAATCATTCTTTGGACTTTTAAAACTTGCTAAAAATGGTCAATATAATTTTAAAGATATAAAATTACCTAAATATCTTGATAAAGATGGATTTATAACTCTTGTTATAGGTTTTGTAAGATTAAAAGATGGTATTCTGATAGTTCCTTATTCAAATTTGTTTAAGAAAACTCATCAGGAGATTAAAATTAAGCTACCACCAGTATTAAAAGACAAGAAGATAAGAGAAATTAGAATAATACCCAAACAACATTCTAGGTACTTTGAAATTCAATATACTTACGAAGTAAAAGAAGTTCAAAGGGAATTAAATGAAAACAATGCACTAGGAATTGATTTAGGTATAGACAATCTTTGCACTTGTGTAACTAATAATGGAGCATCATTCATAATAGATGGTAGAAAATTAAAATCAATAAATCAATACTATAATAAGACAAATGCAAAATTGCAAAGCATTAAAGATAAGCAAAAGATAGAGCATATAACATTAAGGCAAAAGAGAATAGCTAGAAAGAGAAATAATCGTATAGAAGATTATCTTTCAAAAGCAGCAAGAATGATTATAAATTATTGTCTTAATAATGATATAGGAAAACTAGTTCTAGGATGTAACGAAGATTTTCAAAGAAAATCAAATATAGGAAGTATAAATAATCAAAACTTTGTAAATATACCATATGGAAAATTAAGAGATAAATTAATATACCTATGTAAACTATATGGAATAGAATTTAAACTACAAGAAGAAAGTTATACATCAAAAGCAAGTTTCTTTGATGGAGATGAAATTCCAGTATATGATAAAGAAAATCCGCAAGAATATATATTCAGTGGAAAAAGGATAAAAAGAGGACTATATCAAACAAGTAAAGGCTATCAATTAAATGCAGATTGTAATGGAGCATTAAATATATTAAGAAAAAGTAAAGTTGTGGACTTAAGCGTCCTATACAATAGAGGTGAGCTGGACACACCTAAAAGAATAAGGATAGCATAG
- a CDS encoding MarR family transcriptional regulator has protein sequence MYENFSKHIGKLVCRHGAKPCNKETELLGTLKASITTT, from the coding sequence TTGTACGAAAATTTTAGTAAGCATATAGGGAAACTTGTATGTAGACACGGAGCAAAACCGTGCAACAAAGAAACTGAACTGCTGGGAACTCTTAAAGCTAGTATAACCACAACATAA
- the hemW gene encoding radical SAM family heme chaperone HemW produces the protein MIEKNNKKISEKKDADAIYIHIPFCDKKCEYCDFCTFVKMEKEYRKYTDYLIKEIRMYPKIKYDTIYFGGGTPSLLPVAMISEILDELDWSENAEITLELNPTDVTFEKLKKLNKIGINRLSIGIQSFQDHVLKFIGRQHSSDDAINVYKMAREAGFCNITVDLMFGIPNQSLEDLQRDLDILRELKPENVSIYSLIWEEGTVFWSKLQKGILSEIDQDLEAEMYEKIIDFFGENGYCQYEISNFARIDDEDKDVEINEIKKFEDLRKLQKNAGRHNLKYWRNQKFIGVGMSAASYFGDNRHSNIRTFKKYYNLIDDGKLPIDENTVEKIDDFEKEKLKKMLGLRLIKEGVNYTEKDAKKIEKLVKSGLIEEFFIEKNEKISFKNKKKSAKNYEKRIKLTKKGIFLANNVFVEFI, from the coding sequence ATGATTGAAAAAAATAATAAAAAAATTTCAGAAAAAAAAGATGCAGATGCCATATATATCCATATTCCATTTTGTGATAAAAAGTGCGAATACTGCGACTTTTGCACATTTGTGAAAATGGAAAAGGAATATAGAAAATATACGGATTATTTGATTAAAGAAATTAGAATGTATCCAAAAATCAAATATGATACAATTTATTTTGGCGGAGGAACACCTTCTTTACTGCCTGTTGCGATGATAAGTGAAATATTAGACGAACTTGATTGGTCTGAAAATGCTGAAATTACGCTGGAGTTGAATCCGACGGATGTGACTTTTGAAAAACTGAAAAAACTTAACAAAATTGGAATAAATAGGTTAAGTATCGGTATTCAGAGTTTTCAAGATCATGTTTTAAAATTTATTGGAAGGCAGCATAGTTCTGATGATGCAATAAATGTTTATAAAATGGCAAGAGAGGCAGGATTTTGCAATATTACGGTGGATTTGATGTTCGGGATTCCTAATCAAAGTCTTGAGGATTTGCAAAGGGATCTTGATATTTTGCGGGAATTAAAACCTGAAAATGTGTCGATTTATTCGCTTATTTGGGAAGAAGGAACGGTTTTTTGGAGCAAGTTGCAAAAGGGGATTTTATCCGAAATTGATCAGGATTTGGAAGCAGAAATGTATGAAAAAATTATTGATTTTTTTGGGGAAAATGGATATTGTCAGTATGAGATTTCTAATTTTGCAAGAATAGATGATGAAGATAAAGATGTTGAAATTAATGAAATAAAAAAATTTGAAGATTTAAGAAAATTGCAGAAAAATGCGGGAAGACATAATTTGAAATATTGGCGAAATCAGAAATTTATCGGCGTTGGAATGAGTGCTGCTAGTTATTTTGGCGATAATAGGCACAGCAATATACGGACTTTTAAGAAATATTATAATCTGATTGATGATGGAAAATTGCCGATTGATGAAAATACGGTTGAAAAAATTGATGATTTTGAAAAAGAAAAATTGAAAAAAATGTTAGGTTTAAGGCTTATTAAAGAAGGGGTAAATTATACTGAAAAAGATGCCAAAAAAATTGAAAAACTTGTAAAAAGTGGATTGATTGAAGAATTTTTTATTGAAAAAAATGAAAAAATAAGTTTTAAAAATAAAAAAAAATCTGCTAAAAATTATGAAAAAAGGATAAAATTGACAAAAAAAGGAATTTTTTTGGCAAATAATGTATTTGTTGAATTTATTTAA